The following proteins come from a genomic window of Nycticebus coucang isolate mNycCou1 chromosome 11, mNycCou1.pri, whole genome shotgun sequence:
- the OPN1SW gene encoding LOW QUALITY PROTEIN: short-wave-sensitive opsin 1 (The sequence of the model RefSeq protein was modified relative to this genomic sequence to represent the inferred CDS: inserted 4 bases in 2 codons; substituted 3 bases at 3 genomic stop codons) — translation MSSVSSFSKLIESNMGPWDGALYHLAPVWAFYLQAAFMGFVFFAGTPLNVMVLVATLCYKKLWQPLSYILVNLSSGGFLYCIFSVLPIFVASCXGYFPFGCHACALEGFLSSAAGLVIGWSLAFLAFELYIAICKPFSNFCFGSKHVLMVVPAAXTIGIGISIPIFFGRSXFIPKGLQCSCGPNWYTVGTKYYSEYCAWFLFIFCFILPLSLICFSYSQLLGALRAVAVQQQAHKAEQMSHMVVVMVGSFCXCYMLYAALAMYMVNNCNHGLDLLFVTIPAFFSKSACVYNPIICFMNKQLKFQACIMEMVCRKDVTDESDIFSPQKMEVSXFSSSHVGPI, via the exons ATGAGTTCTGTGAGCTCCTTTAGCAAGTTAATTGAATCTAACATGGGGCCATGGGAT GGAGCTTTATACCACCTTGCCCCTGTCTGGGCCTTCTATCTCCAGGCAGCCTTCATGGGCTTTGTCTTTTTTGCAGGGACACCACTTAATGTCATGGTGCTGGTGGCCACACTGTGCTACAAAAAGCTGTGGCAGCCACTCAGCTACATTCTCGTCAATTTGTCCTCGGGAGGCTTCCTCTACTGCATCTTCTCTGTCTTACCCATCTTCGTCGCCAGCTGTTGAGGTTACTTCCCCTTTGGCTGCCATGCTTGTGCTCTGGAGGGCTTTCTAAGCTCTGCAGCAG GTCTAGTGATAGGCTGGTCCCTGGCCTTCCTGGCCTTTGAGCTCTATATTGCCATCTGTAAGCCCTTTAGCAACTTCTGCTTCGGCTCCAAGCACGTACTGATGGTGGTCCCGGCTGCTTAGACCATTGGCATTGGCATCTCCATCCCAATATTCTTTGGCCGGAGCTG ATTCATCCCCAAGGGCCTGCAGTGTTCCTGTGGCCCCAACTGGTACACCGTGGGCACCAAATACTACAGTGAGTACTGTGCCTGGTTCCTCTTCATCTTTTGCTTCATCTTGCCTCTCTCCCTCATCTGCTTCTCCTACTCTCAACTGTTGGGGGCCCTAAGAGCT GTTGCAGTTCAGCAGCAGGCCCATAAGGCTGAGCAGATGAGCcacatggtggtggtgatggtgggatCCTTCTG CTGCTACATGCTCTATGCTGCCCTGGCCATGTACATGGTCAACAACTGTAACCATGGGCTGGACTTACTGTTTGTCACTATTCCTGCCTTCTTTTCCAAGAGTGCTTGTGTCTACAATCCCATCATCTGCTTTATGAATAAGCAGCTAAAA TTCCAAGCTTGCATCATGGAGATGGTATGTAGGAAGGACGTGACAGATGAATCCGACATATTCAGCCCCCAGAAAATGGAAGTTTC ATTCTCTTCTAGCCACGTTGGCCCCATCTGA